The DNA window CAGTTTTCAgttgcaacagaaaaaaaaaaatccacaaattACCAAACATATATACGAAGcacattgtattgtattatattttctCAGGTGTTTGTTCTCTTAGCTGCTAGGTCTCTCCTTGTGCAGGGATTAACAGACCTCCTGCTCCTTGTCTTGCAGCCTTCTAGCGTGTCCAGGGTTCGTGTGTACGAGCGTCCTGACTTTGGCGGTCAGATGTTGGAGTGCACCGAAGATCTGAGCAACCTGCCCGACCGCTGGAGCCTCCGAGAGGTTCACTCTGCCCAGGTGCCGGAGGGCGCCTGGGTCTTCTACGAGCTCCCCAACTACCGTGGGCGCCAGTACctgctggagagaggagagtacCGTCGCTTCACAGAGTGGGCAGCCGTCAACCCCAGTGTGGGCTCTTTCCGCCGCGTTCCCAGCTATTAGACTGTCTCTCTTTTAGTTCATGTTTGACTGTTGTTTGGaaatttaataaaaaaggaTTGTGCTCAGTGTGCTCATCCGGGTTCTGTTTTGTGGATTCAAAGAAATTCTGATTTATTCAACATAAAGTCTGAAGCTCTCCCAGTTCGATAACTTTCAATAGACTGAACACTCACATATCCAACACTGAAGCCTTTTGGCTTTTGTAAAGCCACAAAGTAAATTGCAaaaatcagacacagacacagctaTGTTGCAGACTGAGACCTGCTGTTTTCTGGGTACAGGTTTAGACATTTCATCCTTAATGTCTTGTCTACTTTTGAATATCTGTGCCTTTGTTCCAGAGTAGTGGTCAACGGCCTGCATGATAAAGaacaatcatcaaaataattcCTCTTCAGATTGgaattacttttgtttttaaaccaccTTCTAACAAAAGACTTTTAAAGGTTCCTAAAAAGAAACATATCAAATAATGTCAGTGGAAGTCACACTGTATGCTCGTAACATGATGTGAACAGCAGTATGTGCACTGGCCTTTTGAATATGTGTACTTTGTATGTATACAGATTATATCAGATAAAAGAAGAATATACAATATACTTTTCAAGTGAAGAGTGTGAAATCCAGAGCAACAGCACCGGCACCAAACAAACTTACCTGACAACAAGCTGAGGTAAAAGCATGTTGTGGAGATCAGTCTCTCGACTTTAACAAGAGGCTTTCTGTTAAACCAAAGAGTAGTTTTCAAGTAGGAAGAGATGATTTTGCCCTGGTCagtaattaaataaatcaacactaAGACTGCCCTTATACACGATGAAAGCAGTAACAGATTCCTTGAAGAGAGTAACTGAACATGTTGGCTTTTGGAACTATGAATCAGTGACCTCaattgaaaatgttgatattcaCAACTGACACACTGTTCAcccacagcacagacacagacctTGGATACAGTTTTTACTTATTTCTTTCACGATTATACACCTGGAGCTtgtgaatatgttttatgtAACAAGTATTACTAGTAACTATAAAAATGGCATGGCTGTAacaaaagaacatttctgcACATCGCTCTTATATTCAAGAAGAAAAGAATACATCAAGCTCACATTTCTgtccctgcagagctgctggagtgctgcTGATTTTACTGATTGGAGtgattttaaacttttacatACCAAGCTCCACCTGCTCAACATCTGTTACAACCACAGTTATTCTTAAGCAGTAATGTTCATGCCACAGATGTTGCTATTGCATACTGTTGTTTGAGAATATGAGACTAATTCTCTGATGATGATTGCTCGTTGCAAAAAATCCTACACGGCGTCTGTCATTTCAGCTTTATTAAATACAATGACGATAATCCCTGAAATCATATttgttggtgctgttggtgGGGAATTATCTTTATTCAAACAAGTTGACGCCTGATCAGTATGTGGAGGCAagaatcaccatcatcacataTTCAGTGCATTAGAGGTTTTATGAAGTTTCTACAACTGGATAAAATAAAGAACACTCTCTGACAGGTTCAGCTGATTGGTTGTATGACTTATGGCAACCGTTTTTTTCGACCAGCCCAATACATGTCTGATTTGGgaatatatgtaaataaaatgatatgCCATTATTTAATATTCCATCTACATAATAAAGTAAAAGTCATATCTACTtgtacacatgaacatgaacacacgATATGCTGAGCATTCGCCGGCCCTCCTCTGCCTGCTCAACATTCCGAATGTATCCTGCTTCACTGTGCCTGACTGTCGGTATAGGTGGTCCTAtgacacagagctgacaggagtGCATGGCAGAGGTCACAGAGCTCAGCTAAACCTGTGGACAAAGAGGTGCAGCTTGCTGATGACTCAGTGGGATTTGCCAGTAAGAGCCTGCAGCATGCCAGCTGCTGTTAGTGCTGATGCTCAGCTCAGTGGAAAAACGCTGTGACCCCAACAACACAAAGGGAGTCCAGCCAGAACGTTCTCCCAGCTGCAGTTATTCACTTCTAAAGCCTCTTTGTTTACCACAAACCCTGATGCGGTTGCTGGgtgacaggagagagaaagagaggtggtgTCAGAGGGGGCCTCTCTTCACTGTGAGCCAGTGTGCGCCCTCCTGTGGATGATGCTTACAGCTGCAGTCAAAATAGTTGGTGTACATCAGTCTGGGGCTTCTTCATCATTTGGACCAAAGTTCACGTAACATAAATCATCTATAATAACAGTAAACAGTTGTACTTTAGACAGCAGAGTTTCTCCTCATGCACAAAGCAGGGTCTATACTGCAAGGAACTCTGACATCAACCCCACCAACTGCTTTAAgacagactctgtcatccatcTTTAATGTTGGACCTAACTGATGCTCTAACCTAACTAACAAAAATGCCTTTGAATGTTACAGTCCtaaacatttctgctgcaggACGTCTTCCCTGAGCCCCACATTTCCTTCAGCTCAGTTATTTATAACTTGTGTGGATATGATCTGTCTGAGCAGCTGAAAGGAAATATGTTAATCCCGGGAATGTGGTTTCTGGCTGCAAGAGTTACCTTGTATGGCaacaatggatggatgggagaAGTGAGATGGATGTAAtagagtgagagggaggagaaacaggaatGTGGTGACAAGGCTGATGGGGAGGACCAAAgtaaactacaaaaacaaaatcttctGTAGAGCTATAAAtagattttaataaatgtttttgaatttgaACACAACCACTCAGACAGCTAAAGCTGAAGAAACACTGCTGATGGAACAGCTTAGTCCTGCAGTGTTATTATGATGAGTAAAACCCATCATAATGTATGTGGTTTTCCTAAGAAAAATGTCTCCCAGTAATACTCCTAATGGATTGCTCAATAAATGATGATTGCTGATCCACCGCCAGCAGCCGATGAAAGGCTGTGAAATGACACCCGGGCCTGTTTGAAGCGCACAGCTTCACCTGAAGCTGATTCAGGATGACAGCAACCATGAGCAGCACTACAGCTGCAAGTAAGAGTCTTTGATCTGCAGTAGAATGACATGCTAATATTAATGTAGGAACTCGGTATGTGGTCAGAGAAGCTCACCTGAGGCTGTAAAGCTACAATCCAGGGGACACTGAGCCAGTGTTTACATCACATATATTTCTCTTTGGATCTATTGAATGTGGCCAAGTGATTCTTGAAAACATCCTCGATCATTTAGTTGAGGACAGAACAAATCTTACTTTAGCGTTTGTTACTCTCACACTGGTAGTGTTGAGATCACATAGCCTAGCAACATGCTGCCTGATGACATTTCTGTCATTACCAGCTGAAGTATACATAAGTTATACATCTTTTCTGCATCGCACTACTGTTTCTATCACATTACCTCCATACATTCCATGTGCCAAATCAACGATATCACATTAACGTGATATTTCCCAATAATATTTTAGagcaaactaaaacaaaaggATACAAAAATTAGGTTAAATAACTGCTAAGATCATTGATGGACAGTGTGATGCTAACAGCTACTGTCAGTATGTCTAATCATCCTATCATTTAAGGTAAATAAAGGTCTCAAATGTAAATTTTCTGAGGGGCCACTGTTGATATTGTCATCTCATAGGAGGGCCACTGTTGTGTTCAAGAAAGTGCTACATTGctgaaattttcatttttgttaccattattaacataattatacagaaaactgcagatttttttttttttttttttttagatttcattATGATCAGTTTAAAACAGTTGGTGCAAATCCTTTTCCCCCCATACTCTCAAATAACATAAACATCATGCTGATCTAACTAATGAATTACAGTTGTACTGTAACTCTTGCCAGACACCTGGCAGCACTTCTGACACATCTTTATGTATACATCTGTatgtaaataacacatttaactGTGAAAATGCAGCTCCAGACCCCTGCCTTACAACCACATTGGATTAAAAATGCATGGTCACAAAGCCGACAACAGGCTGTTATTCTGACACCATAAAGAGTTTGCTTTTAAGAGATACTTGGTTCTGACAGGACAGCCATGATGATGGTCTCATAGAATAGGAGGCATTGCTGTAAAAACTGCCCAGCAGTATATAAATTAGTCAAAATGATTTCAACTTCTAACATCTACTGTGAGAACACAATTTATCAGCTGGCCTGCATCATAGTTAATTGCAATAAATCAGTTaccattttcaaaataaaggaaactACAAATGTCAGCCTTTTTTAGTCCATAGGTAATATCAGTGGATAGATCAGTGATATCACAGTGCATTCAGGGGTGGATGAGTTTGTGCTGTCAACTGATGGCGTGTTCTAAATGTATGGGAATGTTGTatataagtgtttttttatatgCACAAATTCACATGCTATATCACACAATACAAACTCAATCTGACATCATTATTAGCATGAACGTGTGTGATTAAACAGCCACTACACTTATCACTAACAGTACAAACCTAAACAAGCCAACAGCGCTTACCTTTTGTTTTGCAGGGATTTAACCACCTTAACGCCTCACATCCCTGTGTTTCACCATAATTTATTTTTGCAGGGGCACCATTTCTGCATACCTTGCCCAATGACGATTgtgaacatttaaaagaaatgcaacACCTTTCTGTAACTTTTCAAAACTGACAATCCAGCATTCACACCCAGCTGGGGCTCAACCTTCTCCAGGATCTCCTTTTCTCCATTGCTACTGTTTGAAAATGTGCGCCATTATCTCCATATTCTTTATGACTCTGGCTTTGAGTGTGACCATTCTCCTCAAGTAAAACACTTCTAATGTCTGCCCTGCATTATGACTCTGATGGACCACCACCCAAATCTTACTCCAAGGCTCTGTGAAAATCTATGTCAGGTACACGAGACATTGGTCAgtaaaattactgttttatGAGAATATAAAACCCCAATGTTTAATCAAAAAGCATATAAATCATACGTTTTTGTATATAATCCTTCATAATTCTTGACTACATCTATTCAcatcaaatgtttctttgttttctgtaaaggaaaatatatacatacaccGTACTTGAGGCTAATAAGAGACATTAATAGAATCATTCactgaaataatacaaaatgatattaaaaatcAAGACTGTACTACTTCATACCTTAAAGCTTCCAAATTCAAGCTTTTTTCTCAGACATATGTTTATCCcttatttttcatgtcagaCATGGCATTCTGCAATTACCTTATTGTGCAACCTTTGTGTTATTCCATATGAGCCTAGCAGGAACAAATCCATCTGCATGCACATGAAAAAGGCTCACATCTATCAGTGATTTTATGGTATGCAAACTGGTGAGGCCTTCAAAAATGCCTataattacacctgtgctttcctACTGACATGGTAAAATGTCTTCGGTGAAAGTGGTCTGTTAGATATTGAAACAGAAGGAAAATTCACACCAAAAGTTGAAGCTAAAACAGCACCATCAGATCCAAGAAGTCTCTGAGTCAACATTAAAGCCAGAGAGACATACTGCTACAGCCGGACAAGATAAATTTGCTTTCGGTCTCTTGACACCGTCTTGTCCTCTGAGGAGACCCCTTGCAGAGAGGTCGTGTCCCTGTGATGTGGCTCCCTGCCCATCACACCCTCAGTTAGCCAATATTCACACACCTgccactcagacacacacaggcacctCAGCTCACATCCTTCACAGCGTCCACCTCGCACACATACGGACCTGCTGGGACCTTAATTTGGACCCAAGGTCTCAGTAGGAAATGCAACCCACTGTGCTGGAACACAAATTAACCAGATTTGAGACGTCATAAGAAGAGTATGGGTGTAGTTTGTTATTATAGAAAATATTACATAATGCAGTATAGTGTGAGACATGTCACTATATACACTTTATAATACTTATAGTACCTAGTACCTAGAGTTAGTACACTGGCCATAATAAAGGcaaaatatcacaataattACAGCATATTAACAGGTTTTTGAGTGAAGTTAATTGTCTGCTGCCTGATGTGTTTTACCCTTAGAATCGTCTGTAGCTCATGAGATTCACACCAACTAGTTTCACTTGAAACCACAAGGTGGCAGAATTGTACACAGAGTCTGAAACTGGGGTAAGGCTTTATACAACCAAACAGCCTGAACAAGCTGGTTGATGTGCAGATCACTGTAAGAACAGCATCAGTCAggtgcagctgtctgtatgtctCCTGTATTGTCTGATATCCAGATCATTCTGTAAAACATtagaaaagagtaaaaaaatTATTCTCACGTTTAGTTTGAATGAATTCCATTGCAGATAGGAACTTAAAAAGgtatttaatttgttgttgcaatgtatataaaacacaaaacacaagataaatgtcagacacacagtagTATTAAGCAGACCAGTATAGTGAACCAGGAGGTACTGCCGCAATAGTCAATAGATGATTTATGCTTAATTTACCACATTCATAGTGAATATGGATCGTTGCAGTCTTGCTGTAACCCATAACCTGCATTCATTCACTCCTCTGCTCTTGTCTGTGCATGCACACCTTTGTGCTAAAGGTTTATAGGGGAGGCTGAGCtggggagaaggaaaaagaaactgtattgccatggaaacccatCTCCCTCAGTTTCTGTATGATCTCTGATCCGTCTTGGATCTAAGAACACGAAGGCTGTATTatcacacagacatgcagtgCTGCTCCAAAAGAAAAGCGTCTTTTTGGGAAGTGAGACACATGTTTAAGGTTACTATGTAAGTGTAGAGAGGACGACTGCCTGCAAGtgatattaacatgtttttggaCAGTAGCTCTGTTACTGACTCCATGTTTATCTTTAATGACAGACTGCCACATAAATAGTTTTTATTGCCTGTTTAAACAGTGGATGAGTCCCATTTATAGACACATGTTCTTAAAGACATACGCAACGTTTTTACAAGTTGCTTTTGCAATAGTTTCTAGCCAACCACACatttgttgaaactttacatttcttcttttcaaagtTTTATTCTGTCTTGTGAAAACGCTGTGCTTATTTTCTGGTGAAGTCTTGGCACTAAAAACATTTGGTTAGAAAAAGATCCCGTTTTGGTTGCGACAGACACGGCCAGTATTCGTCACTGGCTCCGCTGTCTACTGGCATGTACCTAtaccaccaccccctccacaTCCTGGTGTGACATATATATACATCATATATACTATACATACTATATGGTACTTAGCCTATGACACGTACAAAAGTGAACATGTAATTGGTTGGCggaaatgttaactgccaacattttctcTTGCCGACTGGGCAGTTTTGTGCTTTTACAGTTGATTTGATCAGTTGTTATATATTACACCATATATCAAATTAATGTATCttgaccaacaacaacaacacctgaCTGGACCGccccagggaggaagagagctgGAATAAGAGCCATGCTAATCCATATTGGTTTTAACTCTGCTCCTGGCTCATGTCCggctgcaggaaaaggaaatggacatATGGGAACAACGGGAAATCAGAGACTgtgcccacatctttacagagacctttCTATGTCTCAGATCAATCTGTCGCACTCACAATGAGaagtggactctgtgtttataacGCTGATGCTTGATGCTCACTTAAGTTAATAGAGTGTTTCCCAGATTTCAGACTTTTGATGTGACCATATAATAATTACATTCTTATTGCTGCTTTCTACACTCACTTCCATGCAGATCCAGAGGCactatgtgtttatgtatatttgtgcataaacagaaaacatgtctgTAATTTCTGTAAAGAAGTTGAACATCCATTTTACAAACGTGCTGTTCAGTGATGAATAAATTTCCTTGTTTCTTGGTTTGGACCTTTGAAATGGGAATGTTCTACAGTCTTTGGACCAATGCCAATACACCCCTTGCCCCTACCACTCATCCCTACCccaacagcatgaaattgtgaATGATTTGTGATGATATGAGGAGTGCCTTGACTCAAAGCAACTCATGCATGTAAGGCCTCTTTCATTCTACAGGTGCACCGGTCTCATCGATCAGAAGTAGTTATACACTAAATCAGCATCCAGTCAAACTAACCTTTCATTCAGTCAGTTGAATgtggtgaagctgctctgtagtacTCTTGGTTCAGGTTGTTTAAAGCTCATCTGGCCCAAAGATACAGTGCATGTCCCCAGGGGCTCCTCTGTCATCTCCAGGCTGTGCAGCACATGTTGTCCTCTTCAGTCACATTTGTTGCTGTGTGGGGATTTAAGGTTGTTTGCATTGTTCCTGATTTGATTTGCAATCCTGGTGTCTGGATTGAACCTTGATTGCTCGTTGGCTTTAAATTGGATGACATgactctgtctgctgctgtcttttttgcATGGGATCAAATCATTAAATCTCCTACAGAGTCAGTTTGGAGCATCTGATTCAGTTTAATGAGATCTTATTTTGATGATGCTGCCTGGCTCTGAGATGAGCAGGAAGCTAACCTTGCTAAATGTGCGTACAAACTGTGATACCATTTGCTTTTAGTGTGTAAAAAGTGGGCACCCTGTCATGTAATAACAGACCTTGTGATAAAGGTGACGGTCCCTGAACAACATGCTCCCTGTTGTCATGCTCGCATAATGCAGATTTCTCCTCGATGACAATCTGCACTTGTGAACATGGAGTGACTTTGATTTATCAAGGCACATTTTTAGTGTTTGCTGCAGAGCAGTGAGGCAGTAACGTTCCCCAGACTAGTTCAAGTAAAAACCCCACAGATGGCTTTAATTGTACAGCAGCTCGATGATGCATGCTTGCCAAACCAAACACTGGTTTATGACTGACGAGGGGAGGGATAGAAGGACTGCAATgtgtccaacacacacactagctCCTAAaccatgtatacacacacacacacacaggcctagGCTGCCTGTCGCTGGCTTTCTGAGTGTTTACAATGCCGTATGAGGGGGGATCCTGGGAGGCAGCTATTTTTAGCTCTGGTTTCATCATTCCTCTCTCTCGGCTCTGCATGCAGCTGCAGGCTGGTGCTGCATTCTAATGAAGAGACGAGCGGATGGCAGTAAAACACCTTCTGTTTGCCTCACACACGCAGAGAGAAGGCTCCCAATGCTCGGTCGAAAAACTGACAGCTTTAATATTCAGGCAAACATTCAGGGCAGTATGAACTGCTTTCACCTGTCTTTTATGTATCCAGTGTGATTTCTGTTTGCAGGATGGGACTCAGCCACATGGACACACCACTGAATTAAGTGAAAACTGCTATGTggagaacattttaaatttagatGAGGTACAGGCGGAAGCACACGTTTTTTTGACCTGACCAAGCAGTGAACTCAAGCCTCAGCCTGTACAGTAGTAATGGTGGATGGGAATGTTAACAGCCGTATGCTGCAGAACTGCCACTGTTTCCTCCTTGGGTTGCCATAACAGACTCATCATCTCACCCTGTCATGTCTTCCATTGCATAACAACCCCAGCCCCAACTTAGGCCTCCTCTAACCCTTCAAAGCTTGGTATGAATGGTACaaggaaatgaaaatgccaCAGTGACAGGAAGGTAACATCATCATTATATGAGGGCAACAACATGTTCTGGACTGTAGATACAGTTAAGAACAACAAATGTTCTATTACTGATTCTGGTGTT is part of the Acanthopagrus latus isolate v.2019 chromosome 9, fAcaLat1.1, whole genome shotgun sequence genome and encodes:
- the LOC119026200 gene encoding gamma-crystallin M2-like, translated to MDHVGKIVFYEDKNFQGRYYECQSDCPELNTHFSRCNSIRVESGTWVLYERPNYMGYQYILTRGEYPDYQRWMGYNDSIRSCRIIRNPSSVSRVRVYERPDFGGQMLECTEDLSNLPDRWSLREVHSAQVPEGAWVFYELPNYRGRQYLLERGEYRRFTEWAAVNPSVGSFRRVPSY